A window of Clostridium sp. 'White wine YQ' contains these coding sequences:
- a CDS encoding MBL fold metallo-hydrolase: protein MTKLLYQGHGSFRIEANDGKIIYVDPFAGEGYDIPADMILVTHEHGDHNRIDLVTPKDSCEIRRAENMLVNGQYKSEQIDNVYVQAVPAYNKNHNINECVGYVIKVDGIKIYAAGDTSETEYMSTNLSKEEIEYTLLPMDGYYNMDVIEAQKCAEIIGAKHNIPIHMKPGELFDINVAEKYKPSGALIIKPGEEIEL from the coding sequence ATGACAAAATTGTTATATCAAGGACATGGGAGTTTTCGTATAGAAGCTAATGATGGTAAGATTATTTACGTAGACCCATTTGCAGGTGAAGGATACGATATACCAGCAGACATGATCTTAGTGACACATGAACATGGAGATCATAATAGAATTGATTTAGTTACTCCTAAAGATTCTTGTGAAATAAGAAGAGCTGAAAATATGCTAGTAAATGGACAATATAAAAGTGAGCAGATAGATAATGTGTATGTTCAGGCTGTACCTGCATATAACAAAAATCACAATATAAATGAATGTGTTGGTTATGTAATAAAGGTTGATGGAATAAAAATATATGCTGCAGGAGATACATCTGAAACAGAGTATATGTCAACTAATCTATCAAAAGAAGAAATCGAATATACATTACTTCCAATGGACGGTTATTATAATATGGATGTTATTGAAGCTCAAAAGTGCGCTGAGATAATAGGTGCGAAACATAACATACCAATTCATATGAAGCCAGGCGAGTTATTCGATATTAATGTTGCTGAAAAATATAAACCTTCTGGTGCATTAATTATAAAACCAGGTGAAGAAATAGAACTTTAA
- a CDS encoding ABC transporter permease/substrate-binding protein, with the protein MNTLIATLNERHEELLNALLQHMQISLISIFIAVIIAVPLGIILTSHKRIAEPVIQITAIFQTIPSLALLGILIPLVGIGQVPAVIALVIYAILPILRNTYTGIKEIDPVLIEAAEAMGMDRRKQLYKVELPLAMPVIMAGIRTSMVLIIGTATLAALIGAGGLGDLILLGIDRNNNSLILIGAIPAALLAIIFDVLLRFLEKSSLKKSMLALVLGFVVTVSMVVYPLIGSKGKEITIAGKLGSEPEILINMYKLMIEDETNIHVNLKPGMGKTSFLFNALESGDIDIYPEFTGTALETFIKENAKSHNPDEVYEQARIGMEDKFKMTLLKPMKYNNTYAIAVSPELSKEYNLNKVSDLNNIENKLKAGFTLEFTDRDDGYKGIKKLYNLNIESIKTMEPKLRYTAIKSGDINLIDAYSTDSELAEYNLKVLEDDKQFFPPYQGAPLMLDKTLEKYPELKEPLNKLAGKITDDEMREMNYEVNVKGRAAEDVAREYLKNEGLLR; encoded by the coding sequence ATGAATACACTAATAGCAACCCTAAATGAGAGACATGAAGAACTCTTAAATGCATTACTTCAGCACATGCAGATTTCACTTATCTCAATATTTATTGCTGTTATAATTGCAGTTCCACTAGGTATAATTTTAACAAGTCATAAAAGAATAGCAGAGCCTGTTATACAAATCACTGCAATATTCCAAACAATTCCGTCACTTGCACTACTAGGAATATTAATTCCTCTTGTAGGAATTGGACAAGTTCCAGCAGTTATAGCATTAGTTATATATGCTATATTACCAATTTTAAGAAACACTTATACTGGTATTAAAGAAATTGACCCTGTACTTATAGAGGCAGCAGAAGCAATGGGAATGGATAGAAGAAAACAATTATATAAAGTTGAACTTCCACTTGCAATGCCGGTAATAATGGCAGGAATTAGAACATCCATGGTGCTTATTATTGGGACAGCAACTCTTGCAGCATTAATTGGAGCAGGTGGTCTTGGAGACTTAATTCTTTTAGGAATTGATAGAAATAATAATAGTTTAATATTAATTGGCGCAATTCCTGCAGCGTTACTTGCTATTATATTTGACGTATTATTAAGATTTTTAGAAAAATCCTCATTAAAAAAGTCTATGTTAGCGTTAGTTCTAGGCTTTGTAGTTACTGTTTCAATGGTTGTTTATCCACTTATAGGTTCAAAAGGGAAAGAAATTACCATTGCAGGAAAGCTTGGATCTGAACCAGAGATATTAATCAATATGTATAAGTTAATGATTGAAGATGAAACTAATATACATGTAAATTTAAAGCCCGGGATGGGTAAAACTAGTTTCCTATTTAATGCTCTTGAATCAGGGGATATAGATATTTATCCAGAATTTACTGGGACAGCTCTTGAAACTTTTATAAAGGAAAATGCAAAAAGTCATAATCCTGATGAAGTATACGAACAAGCACGTATAGGTATGGAAGACAAATTTAAGATGACATTATTAAAACCCATGAAGTATAACAATACCTATGCGATAGCAGTGTCTCCAGAACTCTCAAAGGAATATAACCTAAATAAAGTTTCGGATTTAAATAATATAGAAAATAAGCTTAAAGCAGGCTTTACACTAGAATTCACTGATAGAGATGATGGATACAAAGGAATCAAAAAATTATATAACCTAAATATTGAAAGCATAAAGACAATGGAACCTAAATTAAGATATACTGCAATTAAATCTGGAGATATTAATTTGATAGATGCATATTCTACAGATAGTGAGCTTGCTGAATATAATCTAAAGGTACTTGAAGATGATAAACAGTTTTTTCCTCCTTATCAAGGGGCTCCACTTATGCTAGATAAGACACTTGAAAAATATCCAGAATTAAAAGAGCCTTTAAACAAATTGGCTGGAAAAATAACAGATGATGAGATGCGGGAAATGAATTATGAAGTAAATGTAAAAGGAAGAGCAGCAGAGGATGTTGCAAGAGAATACCTTAAAAATGAAGGATTGTTAAGATAA
- a CDS encoding discoidin domain-containing protein: protein MIKGLRKVRKNYKKALSMFIVICIILGTEFTLGIKKVKAVTSYLLSLNRPCYASSVNGGDTATRATDGDINTAWGAAWNVDNQWIDIDLGAVATVDRVVLKWQSQNTYATKYQIQVSNDETTWKTIYTQDNGTGGTRVPDVNGNLYCVEDLSLSGTGRYVRMYAPKCVTGYGVALYEFEAYGTGGINQPPKSSVNLAKNKNVTVSSYLQPWWSKDSSGNVVTPLTGAQAVDGNQASYWLSDTTGDPNSQWIQVDLGQAYTIGEVDITWDAEFGRVYDLQISNDGQNWTTIYRQLHGTGEAERIPLYATGRYVKLKGIAMGRGSGYSIHEFQVLQYVEGDPKTTYTIPSLPTPDTVTVGKGSYSVNDVTMAQPRYPKYVTSNINTPIPSNDWWTSVIYTRLSDGMPALPLMYHYYDTGLGFYYASDLFTAPNDGGMDTKFNNMDLFINSSNIVKTPEARLDGYGDYSANIIFSDDSTAKMKSTLIKGSPYVYNTFSDPNSVEVSSPSIVGLFDDNNNAILANDGDSITGDHVGIEVTNTNTAPESKKITHDYGIFAPAGSTFTRVGSKIKIKLGSGQNYMSVGLLTKRADLNYVYQHAYAFVTNTTASYNYDMASAKVNTTYTDTIDLKRTGFSSNPLMTLFPTQWKYTTSQFAPITYNSARGLMKVFEGNSFMTSLNFNGITPSFGEPTESGSYSRAQMLTYLNTFKASVTKDYWVADPYWQGKKLHPLAMGILIAEELGEYDTRDQFISILRKILTNWFTYSGADDNPYYMYYSSDWGTLVGQGGDHGMGINLSDHHFLWGYFTFAAGVLAAYDKDFVTNYGGMVEQLLRDAQNPSRTDNLYPYMRNFDPYEGHSWAGGYGDNQSGNNQESSSEATFAWAGEYLWGLATGNNTFRDAGIWGFTSEVNAIEQYWFNYDKDNWASDYDPGVVGMVWGSAYTYGTYFSGNPSCIYGIHWLPVSPVLTYLGYNPTVAARIYSAYRKDEDAYQAKLAAEGKPNADPEGWFHITWPYEALSDPQGAINKWDDSKLPDDERFNSYWFVQNMSAKGNRVTDIWSSNWTSYQVFKKGTKYSAVIWNPTNTTQFVQFRNAAGNTGSAYVLPRTTLTVDPFVNNGTPTKTSPVPKADPSPIALPGTVEAENYYTNFSCTSDVASEGGACLAYIDAGDSALYDVDVAKEGDYSVSYRVNNGGTTTGKIQLKSSLSGSTVLSSTDVPNNNGTWTTVSSTVHLKAGVQRLTLYFATGGFNLNWFGIGTGEVKPTENIALNKTATASSYIGGNTPSLAFDGDSANTRWESNYSDPQWITVDLGSSYNVTGAKFVWETAAAKDYKIQVSTDNTNWVDAYTKTGGTGGTETLTFTTPKAGRYVRMYGTSRTTGYGYSLWGFEVYGTQTTSADTNLALNKTATASSYLGGNTPALAVDNDSANTRWESNYSDPQWIAVDLGANYTISGAKLVWETAAGKDYKIQVSTDNTNWVDAYTKTGGTGGTETLTFTTPRTGRYVRMYGTARTTGYGYSLWDFQVYGR, encoded by the coding sequence TGTAGCTACCGTAGATAGAGTGGTTTTAAAATGGCAAAGTCAAAATACCTATGCAACTAAATATCAGATACAAGTGTCAAATGATGAAACAACATGGAAAACAATATATACCCAAGATAATGGAACTGGGGGCACTAGAGTTCCAGATGTTAACGGCAATTTATATTGTGTTGAAGATTTAAGCCTCTCTGGAACAGGACGTTATGTAAGGATGTATGCACCAAAATGTGTTACTGGTTATGGAGTAGCGCTTTACGAATTTGAAGCTTATGGAACTGGAGGAATAAATCAACCTCCAAAGTCCTCAGTAAATTTAGCTAAAAACAAGAATGTTACAGTTTCATCATATCTTCAGCCTTGGTGGTCTAAAGATTCAAGTGGGAATGTTGTTACACCATTAACAGGGGCACAAGCCGTTGATGGAAATCAAGCTAGCTATTGGTTATCAGATACAACTGGTGATCCCAATAGTCAATGGATACAGGTAGATTTAGGACAAGCCTATACTATTGGCGAAGTAGATATAACATGGGATGCAGAGTTTGGTAGGGTATATGATTTACAGATTTCTAATGATGGACAAAATTGGACAACAATATATAGGCAGCTTCATGGAACTGGAGAAGCTGAAAGGATTCCTTTATATGCAACTGGAAGGTATGTAAAGCTGAAAGGGATAGCAATGGGAAGAGGATCAGGATATTCAATTCATGAATTTCAAGTTTTGCAATATGTAGAAGGTGATCCTAAAACTACTTATACAATTCCATCACTACCAACACCAGATACAGTAACAGTAGGTAAAGGAAGCTATTCTGTTAATGATGTTACAATGGCACAGCCTAGATATCCTAAATATGTAACTAGTAATATTAACACACCTATTCCTTCAAATGATTGGTGGACTTCAGTTATTTATACACGCTTGAGTGATGGTATGCCTGCATTACCTTTAATGTATCATTATTACGATACTGGACTAGGGTTTTATTACGCAAGTGATTTATTTACTGCTCCAAATGATGGAGGTATGGATACTAAATTTAATAATATGGATCTCTTTATTAATTCAAGTAATATAGTAAAGACTCCAGAAGCAAGATTAGATGGATATGGAGATTATTCAGCTAACATTATATTTAGTGATGATAGCACTGCGAAAATGAAGTCAACATTAATTAAAGGATCTCCTTATGTTTATAATACTTTTAGTGATCCAAATTCTGTTGAAGTATCTAGTCCATCAATAGTTGGATTGTTTGATGATAATAACAATGCAATCTTAGCTAACGATGGAGATTCTATAACTGGAGATCATGTTGGTATCGAAGTAACAAATACAAATACAGCGCCTGAAAGCAAAAAAATTACACATGATTATGGCATATTTGCCCCTGCAGGAAGCACATTTACAAGAGTTGGAAGTAAGATAAAAATTAAATTAGGTAGCGGACAAAATTATATGTCAGTTGGATTGCTTACAAAAAGGGCAGATCTTAATTATGTATATCAACATGCCTATGCATTTGTAACTAATACAACAGCGTCATATAACTATGATATGGCTTCAGCAAAAGTAAATACTACCTATACAGATACCATTGATTTAAAACGTACGGGCTTTTCATCTAATCCATTAATGACACTTTTTCCAACACAATGGAAATATACCACATCACAATTTGCACCAATAACTTATAATTCTGCTAGAGGTTTAATGAAGGTATTTGAGGGAAATTCCTTTATGACTTCCTTGAATTTTAATGGAATTACTCCTTCCTTTGGAGAACCTACAGAATCAGGTTCATATAGTCGTGCGCAAATGCTGACCTATTTAAACACTTTTAAAGCAAGTGTTACTAAGGACTATTGGGTAGCTGATCCGTATTGGCAAGGTAAGAAGCTACACCCACTTGCAATGGGTATTCTAATAGCTGAAGAGTTGGGTGAATATGATACAAGAGATCAATTTATAAGTATACTAAGAAAGATTCTTACAAATTGGTTTACCTATAGTGGAGCAGATGATAATCCATATTATATGTATTATTCCTCTGACTGGGGTACGTTAGTTGGACAAGGCGGAGATCATGGAATGGGTATAAACCTTTCGGATCATCATTTCCTATGGGGATACTTTACCTTTGCAGCAGGTGTGCTTGCGGCTTATGATAAGGACTTTGTTACAAACTATGGTGGTATGGTTGAACAATTATTAAGAGATGCCCAAAATCCATCAAGAACAGATAACTTATATCCATATATGAGAAATTTTGATCCTTATGAGGGACATTCCTGGGCAGGCGGCTATGGTGATAATCAAAGTGGAAATAATCAGGAATCTTCATCTGAAGCAACTTTTGCTTGGGCTGGAGAATATTTATGGGGATTAGCTACAGGAAATAATACTTTTAGGGATGCAGGTATTTGGGGATTTACCTCAGAAGTTAATGCAATTGAACAATATTGGTTTAACTATGATAAGGATAATTGGGCAAGTGACTATGATCCAGGAGTAGTTGGTATGGTATGGGGTTCTGCTTATACTTATGGAACCTACTTCTCAGGGAATCCAAGTTGTATTTATGGAATACACTGGTTACCTGTCTCACCAGTTTTAACTTATTTAGGATATAATCCTACAGTAGCCGCAAGAATATACAGTGCATATAGAAAAGATGAAGATGCTTATCAAGCAAAACTTGCAGCAGAAGGAAAACCAAATGCAGATCCAGAAGGATGGTTTCATATAACATGGCCTTATGAGGCTTTATCAGATCCTCAAGGAGCTATAAATAAATGGGATGATAGTAAACTCCCAGATGATGAACGATTTAATTCCTATTGGTTTGTACAAAACATGAGTGCAAAGGGTAATAGAGTTACAGATATTTGGTCAAGTAACTGGACAAGTTATCAGGTATTTAAGAAAGGTACAAAATATAGTGCTGTTATTTGGAATCCAACTAATACTACACAATTTGTTCAATTTAGAAATGCAGCTGGAAATACTGGATCAGCTTACGTACTTCCAAGAACTACACTTACAGTAGATCCTTTTGTGAATAATGGAACACCAACTAAAACATCACCAGTACCAAAAGCTGATCCAAGCCCAATTGCTTTGCCAGGAACTGTAGAGGCAGAAAATTATTATACAAACTTTAGCTGTACCAGTGATGTTGCATCTGAAGGAGGGGCATGCTTAGCATATATTGATGCAGGAGATTCAGCTCTTTATGATGTGGATGTAGCTAAGGAAGGAGATTATTCAGTTTCCTATAGAGTGAATAATGGAGGAACAACAACTGGAAAAATTCAATTAAAATCAAGTCTAAGCGGAAGTACAGTACTTTCATCTACAGATGTACCTAATAACAATGGTACTTGGACCACAGTTTCATCAACAGTACACTTAAAGGCAGGGGTTCAAAGATTGACATTATACTTTGCAACTGGTGGATTTAACTTGAATTGGTTTGGTATTGGAACAGGGGAAGTTAAACCTACAGAAAACATTGCACTTAATAAAACAGCAACTGCATCCTCATATATTGGTGGAAATACACCAAGCTTAGCATTTGATGGTGATAGTGCGAATACAAGATGGGAATCTAACTATAGTGATCCGCAATGGATAACTGTAGATTTAGGTTCAAGTTATAATGTTACAGGAGCTAAGTTTGTATGGGAAACAGCAGCTGCAAAAGACTATAAAATACAAGTATCAACAGATAATACAAATTGGGTAGATGCCTATACAAAGACAGGTGGAACTGGGGGGACAGAGACTCTAACTTTTACCACTCCTAAAGCAGGAAGATATGTAAGAATGTATGGAACCTCAAGAACTACAGGTTATGGATACTCCTTATGGGGGTTTGAGGTTTATGGAACTCAGACTACAAGTGCTGATACTAATCTTGCTTTAAATAAAACAGCGACTGCATCTTCATACCTAGGAGGAAATACACCAGCTTTAGCTGTTGATAATGATAGTGCTAACACAAGGTGGGAATCCAACTATAGTGATCCACAGTGGATAGCAGTTGATCTAGGTGCAAATTATACCATTTCTGGTGCAAAGCTTGTATGGGAAACAGCAGCAGGAAAAGATTATAAAATACAAGTATCAACAGATAATACAAATTGGGTAGATGCCTATACAAAGACTGGTGGAACTGGGGGGACAGAGACTCTAACTTTTACCACTCCTAGAACAGGAAGATATGTTAGAATGTATGGAACGGCTAGAACTACTGGTTATGGATATTCTCTATGGGATTTCCAGGTGTATGGTAGATAA
- a CDS encoding YjbE family putative metal transport protein (Members of this highly hydrophobic protein family,regularly are found preceded by the yybP-ykoY manganese riboswitch (see RF00080). A metal cation transport function is proposed.), with translation MSISSQLISQIVEIVLINLVLSGDNVAVISLSVKNLPPKKAKLANMIGVCMALLLRIFFISVIGYIFKFKWLHVHLIGGIILIYITVNMMKTNDEKTIVTKESSYGFSKALISIIISDISMSLDNVLAITSVIINDVGEITGQQMILVVLAILICVPIIFLGSEIVSKLMSKYPIIIYVCAALLIYTAIKMILKDSFVLHILSIINPLLILMVIGVVAITTVIFMSKEA, from the coding sequence ATGAGCATATCATCACAGCTTATTTCTCAAATTGTAGAAATAGTTTTGATAAATTTAGTACTCTCAGGTGATAATGTAGCAGTGATTTCACTATCAGTAAAAAATCTTCCTCCAAAGAAAGCAAAATTAGCAAATATGATAGGCGTATGCATGGCTCTATTACTAAGAATATTTTTTATAAGTGTAATCGGATATATTTTTAAGTTTAAATGGCTACATGTACATCTGATAGGTGGAATTATACTAATTTATATTACAGTAAATATGATGAAAACAAATGACGAAAAGACTATTGTTACAAAGGAAAGTTCTTATGGGTTTTCTAAGGCTCTTATATCAATAATAATATCTGATATAAGTATGAGCCTTGATAATGTATTAGCAATAACATCAGTTATCATAAACGATGTGGGAGAAATAACTGGTCAGCAGATGATATTAGTAGTGCTTGCTATACTTATCTGCGTTCCGATTATTTTTTTAGGAAGTGAAATAGTTTCAAAATTAATGAGTAAATACCCAATAATTATTTATGTTTGTGCAGCGTTACTAATATATACAGCTATTAAAATGATTTTAAAAGATAGTTTTGTATTGCATATTTTAAGTATAATTAATCCATTATTAATACTGATGGTTATAGGGGTAGTTGCAATTACTACAGTGATTTTTATGAGTAAGGAAGCTTAG
- a CDS encoding ABC transporter ATP-binding protein, translating to MIKFDNVSKRYPNGNKAVNSLNLTINEGEFFVLIGPSGCGKTTTLKMINRLVELSNGTIYINDKKISEYNIHELRWNIGYVLQQIGLFPHMTIEENIATVPELKKWDKKKIHDRVTELLESVSLEPEKYRYRKPSELSGGEQQRVGVVRALAADPSIILMDEPFSALDPISRQKLQQDIAKLQKKIKKTIVFVTHDMQEALALGDRICVMNNGEIIQCDTPNEIIEHPKNDFVRNFFESGNVYKTSLLNSNYKVRDLFEAQLFNPSIQKDNMLRVDSTVSIEHLLKIFGEDKSVLVEHLGETIGMVTRDHLIEFISSKLDKGGEV from the coding sequence ATGATTAAATTTGATAATGTTTCAAAGCGTTATCCAAATGGAAATAAAGCCGTTAATTCCTTGAATTTAACCATTAATGAAGGTGAATTTTTTGTGCTAATAGGACCAAGTGGATGTGGAAAGACAACAACACTTAAGATGATTAATAGATTAGTTGAATTAAGCAATGGGACAATCTATATAAATGATAAAAAAATCAGTGAATACAATATTCATGAACTTAGATGGAATATAGGTTATGTACTTCAACAGATTGGATTATTTCCACATATGACTATTGAAGAAAATATTGCAACAGTTCCAGAATTAAAAAAATGGGATAAGAAAAAGATACATGATAGAGTTACTGAACTTTTAGAGAGTGTTTCTCTAGAACCAGAAAAGTATCGATATCGTAAACCTTCTGAGCTTTCAGGTGGAGAACAGCAAAGAGTAGGGGTAGTTCGTGCACTGGCAGCTGATCCAAGTATAATTTTAATGGATGAACCTTTTAGTGCATTAGACCCTATAAGCCGTCAAAAGTTACAACAAGACATAGCAAAGCTTCAAAAGAAAATAAAGAAGACCATTGTATTTGTAACGCATGATATGCAAGAGGCATTAGCTTTAGGTGATAGAATTTGTGTAATGAATAATGGAGAAATTATTCAATGTGATACTCCAAATGAGATAATTGAACATCCCAAGAATGATTTTGTGAGAAACTTCTTTGAATCAGGGAATGTATATAAAACATCCTTATTAAATTCAAATTACAAAGTAAGGGATCTATTTGAAGCACAGTTATTTAATCCAAGCATACAAAAAGATAATATGTTAAGAGTTGATTCTACAGTATCAATTGAACACTTATTAAAGATATTCGGTGAAGATAAATCTGTTTTGGTAGAGCATTTAGGAGAAACCATAGGTATGGTAACAAGAGATCATCTAATTGAGTTTATATCATCAAAACTTGATAAGGGTGGTGAAGTTTAA